A window from Solanum stenotomum isolate F172 chromosome 7, ASM1918654v1, whole genome shotgun sequence encodes these proteins:
- the LOC125870953 gene encoding trihelix transcription factor PTL-like, which produces MEDQYGMADLRQYMNGGRSIFGSIQQVPPELLPATSHQQQQHRNLGPGHHQYEMVMGLAQVPLSSSGHGLTTPHHHHHQHEFLTDSSTPVAATATATGTTTTSAGFSGMDQMETGGGGGGGGDGSGRWPRQETLTLLEIRSRLDSKFKEANQKGPLWDEVSRIMSEEHGYQRTGKKCREKFENLYKYYKKTKEGRAGRQDGKHYRFFRQLEALYGETSNNISTEVLHQGSHFPYNSVNNNMNQDAHNYHDHVHQATKISDSMSLSNSSEFNTTSSDDSDQEKKKKRRGKRSLKAKIKDFIDGQMRKLMEKQEEWLEKMMKMIEHKEQERILREEEWRNQETIRMEREHKFWANERAWIETRDAALMEAVNKLSGKDLKSNLDEEMVDQHWPDGEITRLIQLRTSMESRFQQLGISSSIDDHVLWEEISEKMAILGYEKSAIMCKKRWGSINSYLMKCNKKRKEQNSTSLLCYNSNVQINNQYYEADGSSCFRYLMGDHHQNLWENYELKLSKGGDGGGNN; this is translated from the exons ATGGAAGATCAATATGGAATGGCAGATCTAAGACAATACATGAACGGTGGGcgttcgattttcggttcgatCCAACAAGTACCACCAGAGCTGTTACCTGCTACTTCTCACCAGCAACAACAACACAGGAATCTCGGGCCGGGCCATCACCAGTATGAGATGGTGATGGGATTGGCCCAAGTTCCTTTGTCTTCATCTGGTCACGGGCTTACTACTCCacatcaccaccaccaccaacatGAGTTCCTTACGGACTCGAGTACTCCTGTAGCTGCTACAGCTACAGCTACAGGAACTACTACTACGAGTGCTGGATTTAGCGGAATGGATCAGATGGAgactggtggtggtggtggtggtggtggagacgGAAGCGGACGGTGGCCGAGACAAGAGACACTTACACTACTTGAAATCAGATCAAGATTGGATTCAAAGTTCAAAGAAGCTAATCAAAAAGGACCCTTATGGGATGAAGTTTCAAG GATTATGTCTGAGGAACATGGATACCAAAGGACTGGAAAGAAATGTAGAGAGAAATTTGAGAACTTGTACAAGTACTACAAGAAAACTAAAGAGGGTAGAGCTGGAAGACAAGATGGAAAACACTATCGATTTTTTCGACAACTTGAAGCTTTATATGGTGAAACAAGCAATAATATTTCAACGGAAGTTCTTCAtcagggaagtcattttccttataATTCCGTTAATAACAACATGAATCAAGATGCTCATAATTATCATGACCACGTCCATCAAGCTACTAAGATATCCGATAGCATGAGTCTATCTAATTCATCTGAATTCAATACGACTTCTTCAGATGATAGTGatcaagagaagaagaagaagaggaggggGAAGAGGAGTTTAAAGGCGAAGATAAAAGATTTCATTGATGGACAAATGAGGAAGTTGATGGAGAAACAAGAAGAATGGTTggagaaaatgatgaaaatgattgAACATAAAGAACAAGAAAGGATATTGAGAGAAGAAGAATGGAGGAATCAAGAAACGATTCGTATGGAAAGGGAACATAAATTTTGGGCTAATGAGAGGGCATGGATAGAAACACGTGATGCTGCTTTGATGGAGGCTGTGAACAAGCTAAGTGGTAAAGATTTGAAGAGTAATCTTGATGAAGAAATGGTTGACCAACACTGGCCTGATGGTGAAATAACTAGGTTAATACAACTTAGGACTAGCATGGAATCAAGATTTCAACAATTGGGAATTTCATCATCAATAGATGATCATGTATTATGGGAAGAGATTAGTGAAAAAATGGCAATTTTGGGATATGAAAAAAGTGCTATAATGTGCAAGAAAAGATGGGGTAGCATCAATAGTTACCTAATGAAGtgcaacaagaaaagaaaagaacaaaattcaacaagTTTGTTATGTTACAATAGTAATGTACAAATCAACAATCAATATTATGAAGCTGATGGATCATCATGTTTTAGGTACTTAATGGGAGATCATCATCAAAACTTATGGGAAAATTATGAATTGAAATTAAGCAAAGGTGGTGATGGTGGTGGAAATAATTGA